The following are encoded in a window of bacterium genomic DNA:
- a CDS encoding DUF1232 domain-containing protein: MKFVDKLKARARKLKSETYALWLAYRHPGTPWHAKVFAACVVAYALSPIDLIPDFIPILGYLDDLVLVPLGILLSIRMIPKDVMAECRERVQTLNSAKLKKNWVAAAVIVSFWALVIAFTGLLVWRAIKGKGG; encoded by the coding sequence ATGAAATTTGTAGATAAGCTCAAGGCAAGAGCTCGAAAACTCAAGAGTGAAACCTATGCTTTATGGCTGGCGTATAGGCATCCCGGAACGCCGTGGCACGCGAAGGTATTTGCAGCATGCGTGGTGGCTTATGCTTTGAGTCCTATCGATCTCATTCCGGATTTCATACCCATACTCGGTTATCTGGATGATCTCGTGCTGGTACCACTCGGCATCCTTCTATCCATCAGGATGATCCCTAAAGATGTGATGGCAGAATGCCGTGAAAGAGTCCAAACGCTTAATTCAGCGAAGCTTAAAAAAAACTGGGTCGCAGCGGCTGTAATAGTTTCTTTCTGGGCGCTAGTTATAGCGTTTACAGGGCTTCTTGTCTGGAGGGCAATCAAGGGTAAAGGCGGTTGA
- a CDS encoding dihydroorotate dehydrogenase-like protein: MPDLKTKYMGLELRNPLMVASCGLSGTLDGIIQAADSGAGAVVLKSIFEEQIDVEVDDLTQNTWLPGHPEAVDYLRQTGYALGPNKYLDFITESKKAVPIPVFASLNCVSPRWWVDYARKIEDAGADGLELNISVRPSDPKRTAREVEKIYFDIIESVKPKIKIPVAVKIGPYFTSLGNIAKELANRGADAIVLFNRFYKLDIDIDKMQLKPGYPFSNPEEIERTLRWVALLAGRINADIAASTGIHDATGVVKQLLAGASVVEMCSALYKQGISFLRNVIEGLEEWMKRHNFSKVEEFRGRLSQEESDNPELYERLQYIKAVVGIE; the protein is encoded by the coding sequence ATGCCTGATCTTAAAACCAAATACATGGGGTTAGAATTACGTAATCCTTTGATGGTTGCAAGCTGTGGTCTTTCGGGAACCCTGGACGGTATAATTCAAGCCGCCGATTCAGGGGCTGGCGCTGTAGTTCTTAAATCCATATTTGAAGAGCAGATTGATGTTGAAGTCGACGATTTGACTCAGAATACATGGCTGCCCGGTCATCCTGAAGCCGTAGATTACCTTAGGCAAACAGGATACGCTCTCGGACCAAACAAGTATCTTGATTTCATAACCGAATCCAAGAAAGCGGTTCCAATCCCCGTATTTGCCAGCCTTAATTGCGTGTCTCCTCGGTGGTGGGTGGACTATGCCCGCAAGATTGAAGATGCGGGTGCGGACGGTCTCGAGTTGAACATTTCCGTCAGGCCATCTGACCCTAAACGTACGGCAAGAGAAGTAGAAAAAATATACTTCGACATAATCGAATCCGTCAAACCTAAGATCAAAATACCAGTTGCAGTCAAGATAGGTCCGTATTTCACCTCCCTTGGGAATATTGCCAAGGAACTAGCAAATCGCGGTGCCGATGCGATTGTACTCTTCAATAGATTTTACAAGCTTGATATAGATATCGACAAGATGCAATTGAAACCGGGCTACCCCTTCTCGAATCCTGAGGAAATCGAACGTACGCTTAGATGGGTTGCGCTGCTTGCTGGACGCATTAATGCCGATATTGCAGCCTCAACAGGAATCCATGATGCGACAGGCGTCGTTAAGCAGCTGCTTGCAGGTGCTAGCGTTGTTGAGATGTGCTCTGCGCTTTACAAACAAGGGATATCATTTCTCAGAAATGTCATTGAAGGGCTAGAAGAATGGATGAAACGCCACAATTTCTCCAAAGTCGAAGAATTCAGAGGAAGGCTTAGCCAGGAGGAATCGGACAATCCTGAACTCTATGAAAGACTGCAGTACATCAAGGCCGTAGTCGGGATAGAGTAA
- a CDS encoding flavodoxin family protein, with the protein MNILVLYFSRSGNTRKLAEAFCEGVENVEGFRTLLRSTEEVTAEEFASADGIIAGSPVYFGSMAAELKSVFDKFVTVRRKMEGKPGAAFATSGDGSGGKETTIISIIQAMLIYGMIIVGDPMSATGHYGTACKGVPDERTIDNAKLHGRRVAEVAKMLRA; encoded by the coding sequence ATGAACATATTGGTTTTATATTTTTCTCGTTCAGGAAATACCAGAAAGCTGGCAGAGGCTTTTTGCGAAGGCGTTGAAAACGTAGAAGGTTTTCGAACGCTATTGCGTTCTACCGAAGAGGTCACGGCAGAAGAGTTCGCATCTGCTGATGGCATCATTGCCGGTTCACCGGTTTATTTTGGTTCAATGGCAGCGGAATTGAAATCCGTTTTCGATAAGTTTGTTACAGTCAGACGCAAAATGGAAGGAAAACCCGGCGCCGCATTTGCGACATCAGGCGATGGATCAGGAGGTAAGGAAACAACCATAATTTCAATAATACAGGCGATGCTCATTTACGGCATGATAATAGTTGGTGATCCAATGTCGGCGACAGGTCATTACGGAACTGCGTGCAAAGGGGTGCCGGACGAGAGGACGATTGATAACGCAAAGCTTCACGGAAGACGAGTTGCTGAAGTAGCAAAGATGTTAAGGGCATAG